The genomic DNA ATTTAGTCACCATTTCAGAAAATCTCATCACCAAGAATAACGCTACTGATGATATCTGAGCCACCAGGAAAACCTACCTGTATCAGTCTCCATCCATGGTGATTAGAGCAACAGGTGTAACTTTCTAACTACTTTGTCATTTCTTATAGCTTAGGCATGTTAATGCCTTTACACGTTGAAACAGATACTAttataaattagttttatttctcttttatatcaGGTCGTCATTATATTgatgtttttctatttatatgtGTAGGTGGATTACATTATCCATGAATTTCAAGAAGGTAATGACTATTAGAAAATATCTGTTATAAAAAGGTGACGTTGGGTCTGATAGGGTTTAGAAAATACTGAATTTAGGTATCATGAATAACTGCTTTTCCTCTAAACAGAAATCAAATTCTTGGGCACTTTCCTAACAAATATTAATATGCTTGTGGATAAGGAAATGGGGGAGGAGGCATAAAATTGCATATTAATTTAACACTAAGAGAGGACAGTTTTATGCTCTTATTTTAAGAAGTGACTTTGCATTTTGCTCAGAGAGCATGATCTCTTGAGTCAAACTACCCAGATTTAATTCATGGGCCTACCATTTTGTAGGTAATTTTGAGTGACTCAGTCTCTGCCTCATTCCCCTAGTGGGTAAAATGAAGGTCATAACAGCATTACCTCACAGGGTTCTTATGAGAACTAAATGATACAATGGGATGGTGTTTACAACACTGACTGGTACATCAGAAGCAGTAAATATGTGAAAGCTTCATTAATTGCAAGCATAAAATATATCATTCTGCAAAACAAAGATGTCTGAACTTCTGCTAAAATCTTTACCATCTGAGAAATCTTTCCTGAAGAATCAATGATTCCTTGATATATGGAGAATAATTTCATAGTTCTGTGAACGTTTTCTCACAGAACCATATTAGAATATATTAGATTCCTTGGGGTAGTGGGGTTTACTGCCAACTGCCCCACAACTGTTCTGTAGTGTACAAATACATCTTAGATTCCAAAGTGCAAGAAGGTAATATATGAAACATAACCAAAATATATTCCCACATCAAGTAAAATGTAAAGCAGTACAGACACACTGTTAGTTTTTGTAAGATCATCAAGgttttaatttattcaaatcAACAAATATCCTTAAGAATCTACCAAAATCTCAGCTCCATGCTATGTTGAGTAAATACAAAGGAAGAAGCAACTGGGCTCCTATCTCATGGGATGATGCTGGGATGCTGGGATGATGAGACTGACATGTATGAAACAACCAGGGTCACTAAGAGGAAGAGTATAATTACATCTAAATTGTATGGCACAGCTCATAAGAGTTGCAGGAATTCAGAGGAGGAGTGGTAGAGTGGTAAAGGAACTCTACCTTAGGGGTAGAGTTAGGGAGAGGGAGGCAAAATGTAGTGTATGACCTTGGTTAAGGCAGTTAACCTCTCAGCATTattgtttcctcttctataacgTTTGACAAtttaatgcatgtaaaatgccTAGCACGATCTAAAGCAAGAAAGGTTTGTGGTGAGGTCTTACAGAATGGGTAGTATCTGCCCAAATAGAGTGTGTTTCAGATAGCAGGATAACCTGCATCATATAAAAGAGACACATATCACTTTTAAGGTTTTAGGTTAAAAAAGGAAGAACTCACAAGGAATAGCCCTACTATAATAAGTACAATCTTCTGTGGCAAATAGCaaccacattttttttccctgcatgGCGAAGTAACTCCTTTAGCATGTGAGACTTCGTACAGGTTGAAATCCCAGACAGTTCCTTCTGACAAGCagactctttctttaaaaaaagaaatggcatagAACACACATATCTGCTTTTCCTTCTAAATCCTTGCTTCTAGCTGCCCCTTCTCTTATTCAAAAGTGAGCACTTACTCCAAAGTGATCATAACCTTGGCCTTCCATTTTCTATAATAAAGAATTAAATCACAATCACTTCTCTAATGTGATTTTCAGATAATTAAAATTAGAAGAAATTTAAGTTTGTCCTCATTTCTGATTCATTCAATCAAATAGTCTATATCATGGCCTTTTTCAAATGTACTGACAATAAGCGAAGGAAGGAAGGGTTCCCCCAAAGTGTCTCAATACTCTTGAGGGAAATTACACTCACCACAGTCCTGATTACATTTACATGCACCATCTATCACTGGAGTCTTTCCTAACATTATCAGTTAGAGtactaattaattatattttcggACATCATAATGGTGACTTGGACAAATAAAGCCACATCTTCTTGTACTGGTCAAAGCCTGATACTGTCTTCCGCTCAAAATTAGAAGGCATGTTAGTAATAAAAGCTTCCACTTTAGGCCAAATTAAATTATTCTAGTTCCAAGATAGAGGATGATTTCATAGTAATGAGGAAGAAGTGGGCCTTGTAGAAAATTCCATTATTCATTCTTATCTATACAAAAGTAATTTCAGCCACGCATTACAGGCTCATATCCATTTCTTGCAGACAGAAATGAAGTAAGGCTTGGAATCGTTACCTTGGCTTGTTCAGAAATGAGAGAAGAATTGGAAATACAGTGCTGGTGGTTTGAGGCTTTGCTATGTAAACTCACCCAAATATGTCAGTCCTTTCAGTGTTTGTTTGTCGTACAGTGTGACCACACAAATATACattatttgtaaaacaaaactgTTTTCCCTGTGGTTTTTCTATGCTTTCTGAGGCTTTGATGCATATGTCCAAATTCATTCTGACTAGGATTTCGTTACTGAAGACAGTAGAGCAGTCCTCTGGTTTGCTGGTGGCTGAcagggaggagagcagggtgacaACCCATGTGCCCCTTACTTCTGCAAGCACCAAGCCGCAGGCAGAAGAAATCGTATTCTGTGCATCTGTTCCTTTGTTTAACATTCTAATAATCTATGCAACACTGTGGAAGGCAGTGTACCAGGCACTAGGTAAACAGTACTAAACAAAACCATGACCCTGTCCTGGAGTTCACAGTCTTCTCAAACATATTTTATGGTAGGTTTTGGGTTTAACTTTGCCTTTCTGTGTACGCATTGCCTAAGTATATTTCTGGACTTGATAGCCAAAAAGAGACTCAAGATACAAAACATCGTAGCTGTTGGGCAGGACCTCAGGGGAAGCAATGGTGAGGTTGAAGGGGATGCTGCCAGGAAAAACTTGAGCCACACATAGACGCAACCAAACCTCAACCCAAGGAGTGTTCATTTCAtactgttgtaacaaattacgaCAAACTTAACAGCTTAAAACTACACAAATTAATTATCTTACCGTTTTGGAGGTTAGATGAACTCAAGGTGCTGGTGCAGTTGCATTCCTTTGGAGGCTCTATGGGAAAatctatttccttcctttccagcttctagaggttaCCTTTATACCTTGGATCTTcgttccttcctccatcttcaaatcttttttcttctttctctctctttctcacctcTGCTCTGGTCATCACATCTCACACTGACACTCCTGCCTCCTTCTTATCATCATAATTACACAGGGTCCATccacctgaataatccaggaCAATCTTTCAATCTCCGGCTCCTTAACCGAATCAAATCTGCAAAGTCCCTCTTGCCACGTAAGATAACATACAGGTTCTGAaggttaggacatggacatcttggggggccattattcagtctACTATACAAGgcaaagcaaatagaaaaaaaaaacgtttGCCTCTTTTACACCTTGAGGCAACTAACTGAAAGCTGGCATTATGCAGTGTCTTTTCTACTTAAGACCATCTTGGTTACCCGTTTTAACTGGCTTTTCTTCATAAAAATGGCAGTGGGTGGCCCCTCCACCGGTATTTCTCTGAGGCCTCCTAACTCTCTAACACCAGTTTTCCTCACAAGTCAACAAACTAAAACAACCAGAGACACTGACATCCCTCTTAAAGTTAGCTCTATGAGCTAATTACCATGAATAGATACTTCACCAAAGCCAACCTTTCCTACCTCCTTGCAGAACTAAACTCGTTAATAGATTAATAGTTAACGGGGCTGGAAATAGCTTTTCTATTTCCTGCagtgaggggccatggagcaagaTTTAGCAAATCGATCCTGACTTAATTCCTGCAGACATTACGCAGGACAAGCTCTTCTTTGATGCAGATTATAAAGGTAAGACTAGCAAGGAACAATATGCATCAATTTCGTGGTGAAAAGTCGCTCAGTAGCTTTTTCTCCCAGTGATGTCAGAggccagaatattttcatttcacttcTACTTGAGAAAAGGGAAACAATTTGCTATTCaacttagtttaaaaataaagagaagatttTTGCTCCTGGCCATTATGGAATAACAGGGAGTAGATTTACCTTCCTGCCTAGAAAATACCAAACACCAGAAAAACATGTTTTCAGACGACAGCAGGCAGTGTAGTACTGGGATCCCTACAAGCTGGAGGTACTCTCCAGATGCATCGCAGGGAGGGTCCTCACTGCTTCAGCCTCTGAGTGCGAGCCACATTTATTTACGTAAGTCAAACTATCAGTCCACCCGATTAAATTCATAGGAATAAAACTAAGAGAACACGCCCGGACCACAGGGTACCAGGTAAGCCAGGCCAGGACTTGCCAATTCTCGCGTCAGGGTGAGAGCTACAGCCGTGACGTCACCCTCACGGAGACGCTCGCGAGACTAGGGAGTGGGTGGCGAGAGCGGCGGGTTTTCGGTGAGAGCGGTGGTTATTCCCGGAGCGCGGCTTCTGCGAGGAAAAACAGACGGTAGCCTGACGTTTGTCTGGCTGCTGCCCACATGAGCGGCCCGGCTGGGGTCGAGAGGACGCCTCTCCCTGAAACCCACAGTCTCACCGTTCCCGACCGTGGCCCCGGAGACCCGGATTCTCCCAGGTGCCTGAAGCtccgtgaggaaactgaggcgtcACAGGTGATGGCGGAGACGGGTGAGGGGAGCTTCGAAGCCGTTGCGCTCCCACCGTCCCAGCTTCCAGAGGAGCGGGGCGCCCCCCGCGCTGCTCCCGCAGGTCCGGTCTGTGCCGGTAAGCCCCATATCGGAGGCGGTGGGGATGGCGGTTACGTAGCGCCCGAAGCGGGGCAAGAGCAGGCTCCGCCTCCCAGGGAGAGACTGGAAACGGCGTCTGTATCCCTGGCGACGGACGGCAGCCGGGGAAATGGCGGCCGGCGGGGAGAGCCGCGGGGCTCGGGTGGGGAGAAGGCCCTAGAAACCTGTGGCGCGGAGAGGTTCGGATCTGACCTGATGGCGGAGGCGAAGGCTGAGGAAGTGAAGACTGAAGAGGGCCCCATCTTCTCAGTCACAGTGGATGAGGAGGTGGCGGAGAAGGAAggagtgaaggaggaggagggagtggagcaggagatggagatggaggagaAGCCAGTAGGTGAAGAAATAGAAATGGTGGAGAATAGAGTGGTGGAGGAGGCAGGGCACCGGCCCCTGCGGATGGATCTCCGCATGAACCCTCTGGAGGCCATCCAGCTGGAGCTGGACACTGTGAATGCTCAGGCTGACCGGGCCTTTCAGCAACTAGAACATAAGTTCGGACGGATGCGTCGACACTACCTGGAGCGGAGGAACTACATCATTCAGAATATCCCGGGCTTCTGGGTCACTGCCTTTCGAAACCACCCCCAGTTGTCCCCCATGATTAGGGGCCAAGATGCAGAGATGTTAAGATACATAACCAATTTGGAGGTGAAGGAGCTCAGGCACCCTCGAACAGGCTGCAAGTTCAAGTTCTTCTTTCGAAGAAACCCCTATTTCCGAAACAAGCTGATTGTCAAGGAATATGAGGTCAGAGCCTCTGGCCGAGTGGTGTCTCTTTCCACTCCAATCATATGGCGCCGGGGCCGTGAACCCCAGTCCTTCATTCGCAGGAACGAAGAGGTCGTTTGCAATTTCTTCACCTGGTTTTCAGACCACAGCCTTCCAGAGTCTGACAGGATTGCTGAGATTATCAAAGAGGACCTGTGGCCAAATCCACTGCAATACTACCTGCTGCGTGAGGGAGTCCATAGAGCCAGACGTCGCCCAATAAGGGAGCCAGTGGAGATCCCCAGGCCCTTTGGGTTCCAGTCTGGTTAAACTTTGCCTTTGGGAATGTTCCTGCATAAAGTCCCTTTCCGCCTCTTGCTGGACCTGTGCTTGGGCAACAGAAATGGGTATGCCGTCTACTTCCCCCCCCCCTCTTTCTGACATTTCTGCCGCCTTTTTCCCCTGGACATTCAgttctctcagcctcaagattgagACCATCATGACCACACCCCTCCACTTCCACATGTGCATTAATATCACATGCTGCATGGCCATGATTCACACCACTCCTAAGCCAAGTTTGTGATGATGTAAATTGCACTGCCTTTATCTGCACTACTTGGACCCCGTTTGTTCCCAGGGTCTCCGGTCTGCCTCTTATGCCTGGAATTCTAGATTTGTCTAGGAGCCCATTCTACACACTTTGCTTTGCAGTGGACAGTTGCGGGCCTTTAATGATATCAAGGGAGAACAACAGTGGACCACTTGGCCTGTATGATTTATGTGACTCCATTGCTCTTCTTGCGCCTCTGGTCGCCACCTGTCGCTGTCTGCTACTGGCTGTGCCCTTAGCTGCTACCTACTGGATGAACATCTTCTAGACCATTGTCAGCCCCACTCTGGTTTCTGGTAAACAATCTCCAGGTTTCCTTCCAGCACACAAAAGACCTTCCATTCTTCTCCCCAAAAGACCTCTCCTctactcctcacccccacccccctttcctccACTCCCATCATCCAGAACCCTATTACTTGTCAGGCAAGTGGTTGAGGTGACAAGGTAGACTTGTCCTGGTGGCAGGATGGTCTAAGGCTGGTGTCCATTCAAAGTACCAGGCTTTCTCAGCCTCAACTAGTGAATTCAGCCAAAACTTAGGTACCTCTTtgtgcctccttttctcatcGGGAGCGTGATTAAGTGCCAGGGTGGCAGTACACTTTCTCCAGTGTCTCTCTCCTGGCTCTTAAAAGAAGTGATAGCTCATAAACATCTGCAGAATCAGgtcttttagttttaatttggcTCTCCATTATTTCCAGGGACAGGTTGTCTTGTGTAATAGACTACCAGAGCTCTTATTTCCCTCTGCTTTCTTCCCTATCCTCCACCCACTTTAGCAACATCTAGAGGGTTTAAAGGGAGACAGATTTATTAGATTAAATGAAAAGCAATACCTAGGCCCTAATGGATGGAAGAACTAAAGATATTGTGATGGGTGCCCAAAGCATGGGAAACTAAACAGAAGACCACAGGCAAAAATGAGCCAGGTAAAAATTGGGCCTAAAATGAAGACTGAGAGCCTTCAAGGAAGGTTCTTTCTCTGTCAGTGGTGATGAGAGAAGTTCTTTTTCTCAGGATAAACATGGGAGAATTGAAGGGGGTTGGAATGTTAAATATGTTGTCTAGAGAAGAGATCTTTAAAGAAATGCAACGCAACTTTGAgtgctttctttcattttcatttgactGACTTTATGAGGAGGGTTAATACTGTGTCTTTTATTTCACTAGTATTTAGTAAATCCTGTTATGTTATTTCTGCTTACTGGGAAAATTGAGCTGTACAggctttattttgctttcagtTGGGAACATTTGGAACAGTCTTATTTTCCTGTATGATATAGAGACTTAAATGAATATCTGTAGTGGATTTCAACTTGTTTCTGTTAAAACCGTATCCTTAGAAATATAATTTGAATAACTTGTTCTTGTCATATTATTAAGACTTTGGAAATTGTTGTCTTCATGGAAAAATAACTTACTAAAAATGTGTGGCTTAATTGTCTTGATTATTTGCTCAGTTAACAACTTAGTAATTGATGTGTCTCTTTTCCTAAGTAGCATAAATACTTGTGAGGTTGCTCTGTCACATTGAAAGTATACCattgatatatttgtctttccttaTATGCATGATGGTAAAATAAAAGCATGTTACTCTGCTAGATTTCTTATTTCTCACCCTGCGCATAAAAACACATGAAGAAATTGTTCTAGGTGACGGCAGGTTATGGAATTATTAAAGTTCTTAAATGTATACAATAGGCGTTATCCCAAAAgtaagaaaatgaggaacactaCTTTTGGTAGGGAGGTTTGTTGTTTTcgttgttttactttaaaatggtaaCAATTTCAACTTCTTACTCATGATTGCATTCTTTTCCATACAGCTTGTGTAGCACCATCCCCCCTTCACTTCCTTAAAGCCTCCATTTCTATCTCTATAAATGATATTCTCAGGTCATTCAGGCTCTCTTTATTCACTTGTGCATTTAGTAAGCAAACATTCATAGAGTTCTTATCATGAGTGATACACTCTTCTATCCTTATACTTTCTCAACTGTAGAAACTTGTTCTTTTCTTCAAACCTCACCACCTTCTGTGTCAAATCCTTTAAGGCCTGTCATAGATAACTTTTGCCTTatagtttttctgttcttcttagggaagatgaaatatttctttttgtacTTAGTGTACTTTGTAGGGACCTCTGTTCTAGAAAATAACATGTAATAATTCATTATAGTGAATTCCACAAATAGTTATTAAGGCATTTTGTCAGGTCCTGGGAAGGTAAGTCCATTCCCTTTGTTGTTAAAGAATTGGGGAAAGACTGATGTCCAAATAATTGACACAGTgatacagtaaaataaaatagatatactTTCACATGTTTTtcactctttccctttctttctaatTTGAAAGCTTTGTGAAAGCAGATGTAGGGTGTCTTTTACTTTCCTTACTGCATCTAGCATAATGTTTTGCCCATAGTTGTCaccagataaatatttattgaatgacaaAATGAATAACTCAAATGCGAAAAAAGAACACAATAACTTAGTACTCAGAAAAGATTTTTGATGAGGtaatggaaagaagaaaacagtttTCAAGGCATTTGTAAAAGTGATGTCAACAAATTTGCAAAGACTTCCTTAAATAAATTTCTTgtttaaataattagaaaaggTTTAAACACTATAACATTTAACTTTTCACTTGCCATTTTAACAGGGCATTAATTTTGGATCAACTTTTATGTGCTTTGTTTTTGTACATTTTAAGGTGACAATCACACTGGAGATAGAAGGGGGGTTAGACTCTATAGACATGTTCTGTCTGATACAGTAGCCATTTGTCACcaatggctattgagcacttgaaatgtggttagtccaaattgagatctgctaaagtataaaatacatacttGATTTCAGAGACTTAGTGTGGAAAAAAAGGATGTAAAATGTctgaatttttatattgattgcagattgaaatattttggatatattgggttaagtaaatatattaataaaattaatttcccctacttatacacattttttaaaagtggctGCTGGTAAATTTTATATAGTACAGTGTGGTTCTAGACTTCTTGAAGAATATGTCAAAGCATATAAAATATCTGTAAAAGTTAAACATGTTAATCTTTTCTCCCCATGAAATTTTTTGTGACTTTAGGGCAAGGTTTATCTAGCTAAAATTCAAGATGTGTAAAGTATAGCTAGAAGCCAATGGGTAAAAGGTAAAATGATATGTCTTTAATCAATTTGTTCTTGAGTACCTAAGATATACTCAGTACTTCGTAAAACGTATTGTGTAAAACTAATTTGGGGTATAAGTAGGGTAGATATGGGTGCCAAATTTGCACTGATAGTTACATTGGTTATTTAAAGtagtctcgggcttccctggtggcacagtggttaagaatccacctgccaatgcaggggacacgggtttgaaccctggtccgggaagatcccacatgccacggagcaactaagcctgtgcgccacaactactgagcctgtgctctagagcccacaagccacaactactgaagcctgcacgcctagagcccatgctctgcaacaagagaagccaccgcgatgagaagcccacgcaccgccaacgaagagtggcccccgcttgccgcaactagagaaagcctgtgcgcagcaacaaagacccaactcagccaaaaataaataaataaataaataataaaaaaatagtcTCTAACAACGTTTATGGCCTACAGCTTCGTATTTTTCTAGAATTAAATGGTCTGTAATTTTTGGTTTACAGATGTACGTGAagctcagaaaataaaataatttcagtcaGTAAACACACCATTTTGTGTGTGTTACGTGGGCTCCAAATTTTAACAGTTGGccagcaacagaaaaaaaatatcccAAGCTAGCATTGGACCAAGTCAATTCAATGCTCACCACTTGAagaagcatattttattttattttttaatatttattttatatttttatgttctctGTGCCTTCCTgaaaagtgtattttatttttgaaaattagtgTAGTCTAAAGCgtagtgaaaattagaatttgcAGCAATTACTACTTATTTTGTATTGGATACTATATTAAGGATTATATGGGATAGTAAAGGTTGTCCTTGCCCTTGAGGAACTATCTCATTGAGGGGGTGCCATTCTTTGGATGTTTCCTCTTCAGCAAATTCACATCCTCAAACTAGTTGTGTGCATAAGAAAACTCGGGGGCTTAATGTGGCCAGGAGGAGGTGTCAGAGATGATCAGGACCATACCTTCAGGGCCATCTTCCTCTCCCTCAATGTTAGTATATAATTGAAGTCCTAGATTGTATAGAAGTGACAGATAacaatctttatccattcatcagaatGGGAGGTGTTTCACTTGTGAACAGTACCGGCTCCATGTTTGCTTGAAGTGAATTGTTTGAGCTCTGAAGGGTCACCTTGATCTATTTCCTCTGACCTCAGAGGTTCTTGAAACCTACAGAAGAATTTCCATGATGCTACCTTAGGAAAACTGAATGTCTACTTCTCGGTCTCACTTTTTCAGGATTTGCATTTAATATAATTTCCTTTAAAACAGGCCAGGAAGAAATGGttctattaaaaatggaaaaggtcAGTTAGGTAAATtcctaatttttataaataaccaAATGTCTTATTAGCAACTTGAAGAGACAGGGAAGACATGCTGGTTTTAAATTGGGATTAACTCAGTTTTACAGTCTACCACCTAGTGCATTAGCCAAAATAAATACCTtccctgagcctcggtttccttgtcCGTAATGCAGGGATGATAATATCTTTATTATAAGCTAATATTCTCCCAGGATATATTTGGAGAATGGATTATATGGTTATAGAGAGGATAATAACAGCAACCAATTGGGAGCTTACTATgttccaagcactgtgctaaaagATTCCAAGTATTAACCTAGTTAATAAAGGTTAGAGTGTGAAAATGccaagcacaatgcctggcatataatatgtAACTAAAAAATACTAATTTCCATTTACCTGCCtctcattttaatttcttatttagtTCATATCCAGACAAGTAGTCATCTAGCTTAATATTTCTCAAACCTGACTGCCCATTATAAATAGctggggagctttgaaaaaaTTCTGATGTTTAGGCTCTCCCTCAAACCAATAAATTAGATCTTAAGGTGCAGACAGGTTTTAGAATCATGGATAACCTTTCCTTGGACTCCTGAAGTGAGGGAATGCTCACTCGTTTtgagttttattaaatttactcaGAAATCCACTGCCTTACAACATCTAGCTATTGCAAAGGGCCTGGCATATAGTTCCCTCACAGCACATTTGCTCCATTATTTTTACCCCTGTAGTCTTGCAGAATGGAATTAGCCTGATTCCACCAAAGAGTTCTAAGTACTTGAAGATCTTCATTACATCCTTCTCAATGTCTCCTCACCAACCTGGCTATATATCAGTTCCTTCAATGTTCCTCATCCGTTTTGTATGCTAATTAAACAAGATTTATTATGCCAGTGCTCTTACTAAACTCGGTGCCCAGAACTGAACAAAATAACATCCAAATAACAAAAtagaatgagattttttttcctgcctttattATGAATagtatatttctttaaatggATCCTGGGAGAGCATTAGCTTTTGGGGCAGCAATATTACCCTTTTACTAAACCCTTAAGTTTTAAAGTATTCACATGCTGCTGAGTTTGACTTCACCATCTTACTGCATTTTATTGAACTTTGTGTCCAACGCTTTACACATATCTATACTAAATTTTATTCTGTTAGGCTAATTCTCCTAACCTATTCACATTTGGAGGATTCTTTCTAATGAGTAATTCTCCCTAATTTCATGTTGTTTGCAAATCTAGTCTGTAGCCACCTCATTGTTGAACTTCTCCCTCCCGGGATCTTCCTTTCAGAGTGACATAGCATCTTTAAGACACGATCTTTCCATCAACTGTAGATCCATCTATTatcgtgtgtttgtgtgtgtgtgtgtgtgtgtgggtgtgtgtgtgtggtttaacTTTGTTCTAGGGCATCAGCAAGCATACTTGGCACCTCTTAAGGAATTAGGGAAAGATGCCCCCTCCAGGCAGAGGGGTTAGAAAAGTGTGCCAGTTCCTCCCAGATGCAGTCCATTATAGCAGATGTGCTTTGTCTTTCAAATTTCCtagtcaaaaaagaaaatgacttctTAGTGATCTTTTTTTTACCTCTATTGAtcactctgcttttttttttgaaggcagtATTAATAGTATTTTAATATTACTACTTCAACTTCTGtgggtttgaaatttttcaaaataaagttggagaaatattaaaaatgatgttATAGAGCTTATTTTTAACCAGTcatcaaaattagaaaacaaatttaaactaCAGAAGTGCACAGTTAAAAGCCTAGTTTATAGGCCTGCTCAATTTCCatcaaagtaataaaaatactCATATTTAAAAGATTGTTCTATAATTAGAGACTATAAGAAGTAAGTAGGAAGCATATATTATTGTGAAGAGTTATTGGTGAAGGTGGGTTATTTCATACAGCTCTAGATAAGACCCAACATTGCCCCAAATTGACCATATATCTAGAAACTTATTTTGGGATTCATGTACTCCTTTACGAAGTTCTAGAAATATGGGTCTTATTGAGGGCTTCAGCACACATTTCTTGAGGTTGAGGCCCACTGATGGATCAGAGATTGGCATTGCAGAATCAGCCACAGCTACTAAAATCATGATTTGTACACAGAAGCCTGTGAATGTTTTCATTTCcaagtcttcattttttttcaagctT from Eschrichtius robustus isolate mEscRob2 chromosome 9, mEscRob2.pri, whole genome shotgun sequence includes the following:
- the TSPYL1 gene encoding testis-specific Y-encoded-like protein 1, with the translated sequence MSGPAGVERTPLPETHSLTVPDRGPGDPDSPRCLKLREETEASQVMAETGEGSFEAVALPPSQLPEERGAPRAAPAGPVCAGKPHIGGGGDGGYVAPEAGQEQAPPPRERLETASVSLATDGSRGNGGRRGEPRGSGGEKALETCGAERFGSDLMAEAKAEEVKTEEGPIFSVTVDEEVAEKEGVKEEEGVEQEMEMEEKPVGEEIEMVENRVVEEAGHRPLRMDLRMNPLEAIQLELDTVNAQADRAFQQLEHKFGRMRRHYLERRNYIIQNIPGFWVTAFRNHPQLSPMIRGQDAEMLRYITNLEVKELRHPRTGCKFKFFFRRNPYFRNKLIVKEYEVRASGRVVSLSTPIIWRRGREPQSFIRRNEEVVCNFFTWFSDHSLPESDRIAEIIKEDLWPNPLQYYLLREGVHRARRRPIREPVEIPRPFGFQSG